One Epinephelus lanceolatus isolate andai-2023 chromosome 10, ASM4190304v1, whole genome shotgun sequence genomic region harbors:
- the LOC117265692 gene encoding uncharacterized protein LOC117265692 — translation MRTRYLQRREREIERERDNEGEGKTDRQTASAYFRRISSSDVFCALGANVSSSPFCASAAAECYRIQTRGGNGFSETSSSCHGEKNELHHMIDDVRRRLKDIHRSVCRADDVLQQETLHVSA, via the exons atgCGCACTAGATATctgcaaaggagagagagagagatagagagagagagagataatgagggagaaggaaagacagacagacagactgcgAGTG CATATTTTCGACGGATTTCTTCCTCAGATGTTTTTTGCGCACTTGGCGCAAATGTCTCCTCATCACCATTTTGCGCTTCAGCTGCTGCTGAATGTTACAGGATCCAGACCCGAG GTGGAAATGGATTCTCCGAGACGAGCTCATCATGTCACGGAGAGAAAAACGAGCTCCATCACATGATAGACGACGTGCGTCGGCGGCTCAAAGACATTCATCGCTCAGTCTGCAGAGCAG ATGACGTTCTACAACAGGAAACCCTTCACGTGTCAGCGTGA
- the rpz gene encoding protein rapunzel has product MMDEEIIEDRAKLKQGLVKVLQCVSTISSAAAVVNPIFGVAGSLIRVVLHHIDDEDIRTLKREFGSVHRALDELSQMNRNTLVQIKKETLDGQYCRVEENLKNQFRKFMEMVEARPEHRERKKEDFEESYSNDLGDQNLHTLYDGVVGTPKLFSRPILEVYLKHSQGDRRTMERLCTRLTYLFCIGLIALMGYAAVIGDDEESLSEEWAEKMEKVQEKMQEALRRCK; this is encoded by the coding sequence ATGATGGACGAGGAGATCATCGAGGACCGGGCCAAGCTGAAGCAGGGCCTGGTCAAAGTGCTCCAGTGTGTGTCCACCATCTCTTCAGCAGCAGCCGTAGTCAACCCCATTTTTGGCGTGGCCGGTTCCTTGATCCGGGTGGTGCTGCACCACATCGATGACGAGGACATCCGCACCCTGAAGCGCGAGTTCGGCTCGGTCCACCGCGCGCTGGACGAGCTCTCTCAGATGAATCGCAACACGCTGGTGCAGATCAAGAAAGAAACGCTGGACGGCCAGTACTGTCGCGTGGAGGAGAATCTGAAGAACCAGTTCAGAAAGTTCATGGAGATGGTGGAGGCGCGGCCGGAGCACCGCGAGCGCAAGAAGGAGGACTTCGAGGAGAGCTACTCCAATGACTTGGGAGACCAGAACTTGCACACGCTCTACGACGGCGTGGTGGGCACACCGAAGCTCTTCAGCAGACCCATCCTGGAGGTGTACCTGAAGCACTCGCAGGGCGACCGCCGCACCATGGAGCGACTCTGCACACGCCTCACCTACCTGTTCTGCATCGGCCTCATCGCCCTCATGGGCTACGCTGCCGTCATCGGAGACGACGAGGAGAGTCTGAGTGAGGAGTGGGCTGAGAAGATGGAGAAGGTCCAAGAGAAGATGCAGGAGGCTCTTCGCAGGTGCAAATGA